One Streptomyces drozdowiczii DNA segment encodes these proteins:
- the trxB gene encoding thioredoxin-disulfide reductase — protein MSDVRNVIIIGSGPAGYTAALYTARASLKPLVFEGAVTAGGALMNTTDVENFPGFQDGIMGPELMDNMRAQAERFGAELVPDDVVSVDLTGDIKTVTDTAGTVHRAKAVIVTTGSQHRKLGLPNEDALSGRGVSWCATCDGFFFKDQDIAVVGGGDTAMEEATFLSRFAKSVTIIHRRDTLRASKTMQDRAFADPKIKFAWDSEVAGVNGEQKLSGVTLRNTKTGETSELPVTGLFIAVGHDPRTELFKGQLDLDDEGYLKVSAPSTRTNLSGVFGAGDVVDHTYRQAITAAGTGCSAALDAERFLAALADDEKAAPAAAV, from the coding sequence GTGAGCGACGTGCGTAATGTGATCATCATCGGCTCCGGCCCGGCCGGCTACACAGCCGCCCTTTACACCGCGCGCGCCTCGCTGAAGCCGCTGGTCTTCGAGGGAGCCGTCACCGCCGGTGGCGCGCTCATGAACACCACCGACGTGGAGAACTTCCCGGGCTTCCAGGACGGCATCATGGGCCCCGAGCTCATGGACAACATGCGCGCCCAGGCCGAGCGCTTCGGCGCCGAACTGGTCCCGGACGACGTCGTCTCCGTCGACCTCACCGGTGACATCAAGACCGTCACCGACACGGCAGGCACTGTCCACCGCGCCAAGGCGGTCATCGTCACCACGGGCTCCCAGCACCGCAAGCTCGGGCTCCCCAACGAGGACGCCCTCTCCGGACGCGGCGTCTCCTGGTGCGCGACCTGCGACGGCTTCTTCTTCAAGGACCAGGACATCGCCGTGGTCGGCGGCGGCGACACCGCGATGGAGGAGGCCACCTTCCTCTCGCGCTTCGCCAAGTCGGTCACGATCATCCACCGCCGCGACACCCTGCGCGCCTCCAAGACCATGCAGGACCGCGCCTTCGCGGACCCGAAGATCAAGTTCGCCTGGGACAGCGAGGTCGCCGGAGTCAACGGCGAGCAGAAGCTCTCGGGCGTGACCCTGCGCAACACCAAGACCGGCGAGACCTCCGAGCTGCCCGTGACCGGCCTGTTCATCGCCGTCGGCCATGACCCGCGCACCGAGCTCTTCAAGGGCCAGCTCGACCTCGACGACGAGGGCTACCTGAAGGTCTCCGCGCCCTCGACGCGCACCAACCTGTCCGGTGTCTTCGGCGCCGGCGACGTTGTCGACCACACCTACCGCCAGGCGATCACCGCGGCCGGCACCGGTTGCTCCGCCGCTCTCGACGCGGAGCGCTTCCTCGCCGCGCTCGCCGATGACGAGAAGGCCGCCCCCGCAGCCGCCGTCTGA
- the yidD gene encoding membrane protein insertion efficiency factor YidD: MKYPLLALIKLYQWTISPLLGPVCRYYPSCSHYGYTAIDRHGAIKGTALTAWRILRCNPWSPGGVDYVPPRKRPRWHELLRSAIRGSKGGDSAADVPPGGSATEPPSSAAETSPNAQGA; encoded by the coding sequence ATGAAGTACCCGCTGCTGGCTCTCATCAAGCTGTACCAGTGGACGATCAGCCCACTTCTCGGGCCTGTCTGCCGTTACTACCCGTCGTGTTCCCACTATGGATATACGGCGATCGACCGGCACGGAGCGATCAAGGGAACGGCGCTGACGGCCTGGCGCATCCTGCGATGCAATCCGTGGTCACCCGGCGGCGTGGACTACGTACCACCACGCAAACGTCCGCGTTGGCACGAACTGCTGCGCAGCGCCATACGCGGCAGCAAGGGCGGGGACTCCGCCGCTGACGTGCCTCCCGGGGGTTCGGCCACCGAGCCTCCGAGTTCGGCCGCAGAGACTTCGCCCAATGCTCAAGGAGCCTGA
- a CDS encoding ParB/RepB/Spo0J family partition protein, with translation MSERRRGLGRGLGALIPAAPQEKQLSSAGSGASSPVLTTERGVAAAKVATLGANPVVPEPSSPVSGAEPTLTGDVAGAYFAEVPLDSITPNPRQPREVFDEDALAELVTSIKEVGLLQPVVVRKLGTDRFELIMGERRWRACREAGLERIPAIVRATDDEKLLLDALLENLHRAQLNPLEEAAAYDQLLKDFKCTHDQLADRIGRSRPQVSNTLRLLRLSPPVQRRVAAGVLSAGHARALLSVDDSEEQDKLAHRIVAEGLSVRAVEEIVTLMGSRSTGAKKARGPRAGARLSPALSDLATRLSDRFETRVKVDLGQKKGKIVVEFASMEDLDRILGSLAPGEGRVLDRAASEESAEDDES, from the coding sequence GTGAGTGAGCGTCGTCGAGGGTTGGGGCGAGGGCTCGGTGCCCTGATCCCAGCCGCTCCGCAGGAGAAGCAGCTGTCGTCCGCCGGTTCCGGGGCTTCCTCGCCCGTTCTGACCACCGAGCGGGGTGTGGCGGCCGCCAAGGTGGCCACGCTCGGGGCCAACCCCGTCGTGCCGGAGCCGAGCTCGCCGGTCTCGGGGGCCGAGCCGACGCTCACGGGCGATGTGGCCGGCGCCTACTTCGCCGAGGTGCCGCTCGACTCCATCACGCCGAACCCGCGTCAGCCGCGTGAGGTCTTTGACGAGGACGCGCTGGCGGAGCTGGTCACCTCCATCAAGGAGGTCGGTCTTCTCCAGCCGGTCGTGGTGCGCAAGCTCGGGACCGACCGGTTCGAACTCATCATGGGCGAGCGGCGTTGGAGGGCCTGCCGTGAGGCGGGCCTGGAGCGCATCCCGGCCATTGTCCGGGCCACGGACGACGAGAAGCTTCTCCTGGACGCGCTCCTGGAGAACCTGCACCGGGCTCAGCTGAACCCGCTGGAGGAGGCGGCCGCCTACGACCAGCTGCTCAAGGACTTCAAGTGCACGCATGACCAGCTGGCGGACCGGATCGGCCGTTCCCGGCCGCAGGTGTCCAACACCCTGCGTCTGCTGAGGCTGTCCCCTCCGGTGCAGCGCAGGGTCGCCGCCGGGGTGCTTTCGGCGGGCCACGCGCGCGCACTGCTGTCGGTGGACGACTCCGAGGAGCAGGACAAGCTGGCCCATCGCATCGTGGCCGAAGGGCTCTCGGTGCGTGCGGTCGAGGAGATCGTTACGCTGATGGGCTCCCGCTCCACGGGCGCCAAGAAGGCCAGGGGCCCCCGGGCCGGGGCGCGGCTTTCCCCGGCGCTCTCCGATCTGGCGACGCGGCTCTCCGATCGGTTCGAGACGAGGGTGAAGGTCGACCTCGGGCAGAAGAAGGGCAAGATCGTCGTCGAGTTCGCCTCGATGGAGGACCTGGACCGCATCCTGGGCAGTCTCGCCCCGGGCGAGGGCCGGGTGCTGGACCGCGCTGCCTCCGAGGAGTCGGCCGAGGACGACGAGAGCTGA
- a CDS encoding anti-sigma factor family protein, with translation MTSTPGTTQHPEVSEISDLTEDLLPEARAAEIRSHMDSCEPCSDVLASLEEIRGLLGNLPTPEPMPADIADRIDAALAAEAHAHRAEPDAATDVSRETESAHIAGTPPSRSHASDRPAGYARANTGPGRHPGRRRRRTTLLASALGAAALVGMSVFLLQNIPGAERSDTSAAGVSQDAGATAPKSRSQEFSAATLKDRVHTLLGPSAGTKSSQAPKEEGEAPSIGSQSSPQSRPSLQASPSDSMSPDSPLRAPAVTVPACVEAGIGRNSPALAIERGSYEGTDAFLVVLPHPTDPDSVQAYVVDAACVGAEPPAKGKLLLTHVYARP, from the coding sequence ATGACGTCAACACCCGGCACGACCCAGCACCCGGAAGTCTCGGAGATCTCCGACCTCACCGAGGATCTGCTTCCCGAAGCCCGAGCAGCCGAGATCCGCAGTCACATGGACTCCTGTGAGCCCTGTAGCGATGTCCTCGCTTCCTTGGAAGAGATCCGCGGGCTGCTCGGCAACCTGCCGACTCCCGAGCCCATGCCCGCAGACATCGCCGACCGCATCGATGCCGCTCTCGCCGCCGAGGCGCATGCTCATCGCGCGGAGCCGGATGCGGCAACCGATGTTTCACGTGAAACAGAGTCCGCGCACATAGCAGGGACCCCTCCCTCCCGGTCGCATGCGTCAGACCGACCGGCCGGATACGCGCGGGCGAACACGGGTCCGGGACGACACCCCGGGCGGAGGCGTCGCCGCACCACCCTGCTCGCCTCCGCACTGGGAGCCGCTGCCCTGGTCGGCATGAGCGTCTTCCTGCTGCAGAACATCCCGGGAGCGGAGCGAAGCGACACCTCCGCCGCCGGCGTCAGCCAGGACGCGGGGGCCACAGCCCCGAAGAGCCGCTCGCAAGAGTTCTCCGCAGCCACCCTCAAGGACCGGGTACACACGCTGCTGGGCCCGAGCGCCGGCACAAAGAGTTCGCAGGCTCCCAAGGAAGAGGGGGAGGCGCCCTCCATCGGCTCGCAGTCCTCGCCCCAGTCCCGGCCCTCGCTCCAAGCGAGCCCCTCGGACTCCATGTCCCCCGACTCCCCCCTCCGGGCCCCCGCTGTCACCGTCCCCGCTTGCGTGGAAGCCGGCATCGGCCGGAACAGCCCGGCCCTCGCCATCGAGAGGGGCAGCTACGAGGGCACCGACGCGTTCCTCGTCGTCCTGCCCCATCCCACGGACCCGGACAGCGTTCAGGCGTATGTCGTCGACGCGGCCTGCGTAGGAGCCGAGCCTCCCGCCAAGGGGAAGTTGCTGCTGACACACGTCTACGCGCGCCCCTGA
- a CDS encoding GNAT family N-acetyltransferase, with the protein MGRRLVPLTLDNLSDLPRRCRSCVFWELDPVSGEAAVKSGTSDREKEAWISGVLLEWGSCGRVVYVDDVPAGFVLYAPPAYVPRATAFPTSPVSPDAVQLMTALIMPGYRGQGLGRVMVQTVAKDLIRRGFKAIEAFGDARWKESACVLPADHLLAVGFKTVRPHPVHPRLRLELRTTLSWKEDVELALDRLLGAVQKEPALRPL; encoded by the coding sequence ATGGGGCGTCGGCTCGTACCGCTCACGCTGGACAACCTTTCCGACCTTCCCCGGCGCTGCCGCTCCTGTGTCTTCTGGGAGCTCGACCCGGTCAGCGGAGAGGCCGCCGTCAAGAGCGGGACATCCGACCGGGAGAAGGAGGCGTGGATCTCCGGAGTCCTTCTGGAGTGGGGCTCCTGCGGGCGAGTGGTCTATGTCGATGACGTGCCGGCCGGCTTTGTGCTCTACGCACCCCCCGCATACGTTCCGCGCGCCACCGCCTTCCCGACGAGCCCCGTCTCCCCCGATGCCGTTCAGCTGATGACCGCGCTGATCATGCCGGGCTACCGAGGGCAGGGGTTGGGCCGGGTCATGGTGCAGACCGTTGCCAAGGACCTGATCCGCCGGGGCTTCAAGGCGATCGAAGCCTTCGGTGATGCCCGGTGGAAGGAGTCGGCCTGCGTGCTGCCCGCCGACCACCTTCTGGCGGTGGGGTTCAAGACGGTGCGCCCGCATCCGGTGCACCCCCGGCTGAGGCTGGAACTGCGTACGACGCTCTCCTGGAAGGAAGACGTCGAGTTGGCCCTGGACCGGCTTCTGGGAGCGGTACAGAAGGAGCCTGCGCTGCGGCCGTTGTGA
- the rsmG gene encoding 16S rRNA (guanine(527)-N(7))-methyltransferase RsmG, with protein MTEEVALPQAPDEAREVFGECFPEAVRYAELLADAGVTRGLIGPREVPRLWERHLLNCAVLSEVVPEGVTVCDVGSGAGLPGIPLALVRPDLKITLLEPLLRRTNFLQEVVELLGLDHVTVVRGRAEEVLGSLQPVHVVTARAVAPLDRLAGWGVPLLRPYGEMLALKGDTAEEEINGARAALSKLGVVDTEVLHVGEGVVDPTSTVVRVVVGESPGGVRFAAKRAKAARTSRTRRRR; from the coding sequence GTGACGGAGGAAGTAGCGCTTCCCCAGGCGCCCGACGAGGCCCGGGAAGTGTTCGGTGAGTGCTTTCCCGAGGCTGTCCGGTACGCGGAACTGCTGGCGGACGCGGGGGTCACACGCGGACTGATCGGGCCGCGCGAGGTTCCGCGTCTGTGGGAGCGGCACCTGTTGAACTGCGCGGTGCTCTCCGAGGTCGTTCCCGAGGGGGTCACGGTCTGCGACGTGGGGTCGGGGGCCGGACTGCCGGGCATCCCCCTGGCGCTGGTGCGCCCGGACCTGAAGATCACCCTCCTGGAACCGCTGCTGCGTCGGACGAACTTCCTCCAGGAGGTCGTGGAGCTGCTGGGGCTCGACCATGTGACGGTTGTCCGCGGCCGGGCCGAGGAGGTCCTCGGCTCCCTGCAGCCCGTGCATGTGGTGACCGCCCGGGCGGTGGCCCCGCTGGACCGGCTGGCCGGCTGGGGTGTGCCCTTGCTGCGTCCGTACGGCGAGATGCTGGCGCTCAAGGGCGACACCGCCGAGGAAGAGATCAACGGTGCCCGGGCCGCGCTCAGCAAGCTGGGTGTGGTGGACACCGAGGTGCTGCATGTCGGCGAGGGCGTGGTCGACCCGACGTCCACCGTGGTCCGCGTGGTGGTCGGCGAGAGCCCGGGCGGTGTGAGGTTCGCCGCAAAGCGAGCCAAGGCGGCGCGGACCAGCCGGACGCGTCGTCGCCGCTGA
- the sigM gene encoding RNA polymerase sigma factor SigM, producing MATAEGGDRERYGADAADPPSDADLLAQHVEGDPDAFGELARRHRDRLWAVALRTLGDREEAADAVQDALISAFRAAHTFRGQSAVTTWLHRITVNACLDRVRKAASRKTSPVDDPERLDQLLEPHESAEAPAERHDLHRELLAALATLPAEQRAALVLVDMQGYPVAETARILDVPVGTVKSRCARGRARLAPLLGHLRSSGPADEAPGTEGNRTPRASVPPAAGPRDADMSDPTVMKGGGGHR from the coding sequence ATGGCGACAGCTGAGGGGGGAGACCGCGAGCGCTACGGCGCCGATGCCGCCGATCCACCGAGCGACGCGGACCTCCTCGCGCAGCATGTGGAGGGCGACCCCGACGCTTTCGGCGAGCTGGCTCGACGCCATCGCGACCGACTGTGGGCCGTGGCCCTGCGAACCCTGGGCGACCGGGAGGAAGCGGCCGACGCCGTACAGGACGCCCTGATCTCCGCCTTCCGCGCCGCCCACACCTTCCGGGGCCAGTCCGCCGTAACCACATGGCTGCACCGCATCACGGTGAACGCCTGCCTCGACCGCGTCCGCAAGGCCGCGTCCCGGAAGACCTCACCCGTCGACGACCCGGAACGGCTCGACCAACTGCTGGAACCGCATGAGTCCGCAGAGGCCCCGGCAGAACGCCACGATCTCCACCGGGAACTCCTCGCGGCGCTGGCCACCCTCCCCGCCGAGCAGCGCGCAGCGCTCGTCCTCGTGGACATGCAGGGGTACCCGGTGGCGGAGACCGCTCGCATCCTCGATGTGCCCGTGGGCACCGTGAAGAGCCGCTGCGCACGGGGCCGCGCCCGCCTCGCCCCCTTGCTGGGGCATCTCCGCAGCAGCGGTCCCGCCGACGAAGCGCCCGGCACGGAAGGGAACCGGACGCCCAGGGCATCCGTCCCACCGGCAGCCGGTCCACGAGACGCGGACATGAGCGACCCCACTGTGATGAAGGGCGGAGGTGGACACCGATGA
- the yidC gene encoding membrane protein insertase YidC, protein MDTIASLFSFITWPVSWVIVQFHKLYGAIFGPDTGWAWGLSIVSLVVLIRICLIPLFVKQIKSTRNMQLLQPKMKAIQERYKSDKQRQSEEMMKLYKETGTNPLSSCLPIIAQSPFFFALYHVLSAIASNKKIGVIDQSLLDSARQAHIFGAPLAAKFMDSAEKVDALGASLTDVRVVTAVMIVMMSASQFFTQRQLMTKNVDLTVKTPYMQQQKMLMYIFPLIFAVMGINFPVGVLVYWLTTNVWTMGQQMYVINQNPTPGSKAQEQYLGRVLKSVTAHGEVRGRTRRNTVKRIVAKGPDRNDIERKFVVGLAKLGLAPQEDGTVVKSDTAVAEAEGGAPQRRQQPKRQTKAQRQTGAAHQGGAKDDDSGESASKPSLKKSTAQDDKSKPAGKAASGSSRQAKSGQRKGPQRPKHPSKK, encoded by the coding sequence GTGGACACGATTGCCAGTCTGTTCAGCTTCATCACCTGGCCCGTCTCCTGGGTCATCGTCCAGTTCCACAAGTTGTACGGGGCGATCTTCGGCCCTGACACGGGATGGGCCTGGGGTCTGTCCATCGTGTCCCTCGTGGTGCTCATCCGCATCTGCCTGATCCCGCTGTTCGTCAAGCAGATCAAGTCGACGCGGAACATGCAGCTGCTCCAGCCGAAGATGAAGGCGATCCAGGAGCGCTACAAGAGCGACAAGCAGCGTCAGTCCGAAGAGATGATGAAGCTGTACAAGGAGACGGGTACCAACCCGCTCTCCTCGTGCCTGCCGATCATCGCCCAGTCGCCGTTCTTCTTCGCGCTGTACCACGTACTCTCCGCGATCGCGTCGAACAAGAAGATCGGCGTCATCGACCAGTCGCTGCTGGACAGCGCCCGTCAGGCCCACATCTTCGGTGCCCCGCTGGCCGCCAAGTTCATGGACAGCGCGGAGAAGGTCGATGCCCTCGGCGCTTCGCTGACCGACGTCCGGGTCGTCACCGCGGTCATGATCGTCATGATGTCCGCCTCGCAGTTCTTCACGCAGCGCCAGCTGATGACGAAGAACGTCGACCTGACGGTCAAGACGCCGTACATGCAGCAGCAGAAGATGCTGATGTACATCTTCCCGCTGATCTTCGCGGTCATGGGCATCAACTTCCCCGTCGGTGTCCTCGTCTACTGGCTCACCACGAACGTCTGGACCATGGGTCAGCAGATGTACGTGATCAACCAGAACCCGACGCCGGGCAGCAAGGCCCAGGAGCAGTACCTCGGACGCGTGCTGAAGAGCGTCACCGCGCACGGCGAGGTCCGTGGCCGGACCCGTCGCAACACCGTCAAGCGGATCGTGGCCAAGGGCCCGGACCGCAACGACATCGAGCGGAAGTTCGTCGTCGGACTGGCCAAGCTGGGGCTCGCTCCCCAGGAGGACGGCACGGTGGTCAAGAGCGACACCGCCGTCGCCGAGGCCGAGGGCGGGGCCCCGCAGCGCCGCCAGCAGCCCAAGCGGCAGACGAAGGCACAGCGCCAGACCGGTGCGGCCCACCAGGGCGGAGCCAAGGACGACGACTCCGGCGAGTCGGCGTCCAAGCCCTCCCTGAAGAAGAGCACCGCGCAGGACGACAAGTCGAAGCCGGCGGGCAAGGCCGCGTCCGGCTCCTCACGCCAAGCCAAGTCCGGACAGCGCAAGGGCCCGCAGCGGCCCAAGCACCCGTCCAAGAAGTAA
- the trxA gene encoding thioredoxin has product MAGALKNVTDDSFEEVVLKSDKPVLVDFWAAWCGPCRQIAPSLEAIAADHDEIEIVKLNIDENPATAAKYGVMSIPTLNVYQGGEVAKTIVGAKPKAAILRDLEGFIVEKPQ; this is encoded by the coding sequence GTGGCCGGCGCCCTGAAGAACGTGACCGACGACTCCTTCGAAGAGGTCGTCCTCAAGAGCGACAAGCCCGTGCTGGTGGACTTCTGGGCCGCCTGGTGCGGCCCGTGCCGCCAGATCGCCCCGTCGCTGGAGGCCATTGCGGCCGACCACGACGAGATCGAGATCGTGAAGCTCAACATCGACGAGAACCCGGCCACCGCCGCCAAGTACGGCGTCATGTCCATCCCGACGCTGAACGTCTACCAGGGCGGCGAGGTCGCCAAGACCATCGTCGGCGCCAAGCCGAAGGCCGCGATCCTCCGCGACCTCGAGGGCTTCATCGTTGAAAAGCCCCAGTAG
- a CDS encoding ParA family protein produces MTGSAHCEPEVEESESLRSDANIAGPMTDPVPGPRTESVGNGVSRETPPPMDDTPIGRAAQLAVEALGRAGEGLPRPEQTRVMVVANQKGGVGKTTSTVNLAASLALHGARVLVVDLDPQGNASTALGIDHHAEVPSIYDVLVESRPLSDVVQPVPDVEGLFCAPATIDLAGAEIELVSLVARESRLQRAIQAYEQPLDYILIDCPPSLGLLTVNALVAGAEVLIPIQCEYYALEGLGQLLRNVELVRGHLNPDLHVSTILLTMYDGRTRLASQVAEEVRSHFGKEVLRTSIPRSVRISEAPSYGQTVLTYDPGSSGSLSYLEAAREIALRGVGVHYEGQHAHTGGSISQQSNSEGIQ; encoded by the coding sequence ATGACAGGCTCTGCTCATTGCGAGCCTGAAGTCGAGGAGAGTGAATCCTTGCGGTCCGACGCCAACATCGCGGGGCCGATGACCGATCCGGTCCCCGGCCCCCGAACCGAGTCGGTGGGGAACGGTGTTTCACGTGAAACACCGCCGCCGATGGACGACACACCCATCGGTCGAGCGGCCCAGCTGGCGGTGGAGGCCCTCGGCCGAGCCGGCGAGGGGCTGCCACGGCCCGAGCAGACCCGCGTCATGGTCGTGGCCAACCAGAAGGGCGGGGTGGGTAAGACCACCTCGACGGTCAACCTCGCCGCGTCGCTGGCACTGCACGGGGCACGGGTCCTGGTCGTGGACCTCGACCCGCAGGGCAACGCCTCGACGGCTCTGGGCATCGATCACCACGCCGAAGTTCCCTCGATCTATGACGTCCTGGTGGAGAGCAGGCCGCTCTCCGACGTGGTTCAGCCCGTCCCGGACGTCGAAGGTCTCTTCTGCGCCCCGGCCACCATCGATCTCGCCGGTGCGGAGATCGAGCTGGTGTCGCTGGTGGCGCGGGAGAGTCGACTCCAGCGCGCCATCCAGGCGTATGAGCAGCCGTTGGATTACATCCTGATCGACTGCCCGCCCTCACTGGGCCTGCTGACGGTCAACGCACTGGTGGCCGGTGCGGAGGTGCTGATCCCCATTCAGTGCGAGTACTACGCGCTGGAGGGTCTGGGGCAGCTCCTGCGGAACGTCGAGCTGGTGCGGGGCCACCTGAACCCCGATCTTCATGTCTCGACCATCCTGCTCACCATGTACGACGGCCGGACCCGGCTGGCGTCCCAGGTGGCGGAGGAGGTTCGCAGCCACTTCGGCAAGGAGGTGCTGAGGACCAGCATCCCCCGGTCGGTCCGCATCTCCGAGGCACCGAGTTACGGGCAGACCGTGCTCACGTACGACCCCGGGTCCAGTGGGTCGCTGTCCTACCTCGAAGCAGCTCGCGAGATCGCGCTGCGAGGGGTTGGGGTGCACTACGAGGGACAGCACGCCCACACGGGCGGTTCGATCAGTCAGCAGAGCAATTCGGAGGGGATCCAGTGA
- a CDS encoding protein jag gives MTEGTTSTAVEGSDTLTRLEQEGEIAADYLEGLLDIADLDGDIDMDVEADRAAVSIISDSARELQKLVGRDGEVLEALQELTRLAVHRETGDRSRLMLDIAGFRAKKRTELAELGAKAADEVKSTGEPVKLDPMTPFERKVVHDAVAAAGLRSESEGEEPQRFVVVLPA, from the coding sequence GTGACGGAAGGCACCACCTCCACGGCCGTTGAGGGCAGCGACACCCTGACCCGCCTCGAGCAGGAAGGGGAGATCGCAGCGGACTACCTCGAGGGTCTGCTCGACATCGCCGATCTCGACGGCGACATCGACATGGACGTCGAGGCGGACCGGGCCGCGGTCTCGATCATCAGCGACTCCGCGCGTGAGCTGCAGAAGCTCGTGGGGCGCGACGGCGAGGTCCTGGAGGCGCTCCAGGAGCTGACGCGGCTCGCCGTGCACCGGGAGACCGGTGACCGCAGCCGTCTGATGCTGGACATCGCCGGATTCCGGGCCAAGAAGCGCACGGAACTCGCTGAGCTGGGTGCCAAGGCGGCGGACGAGGTCAAGAGCACCGGTGAGCCGGTGAAGCTGGACCCGATGACGCCGTTCGAGCGCAAGGTCGTGCATGACGCGGTCGCCGCGGCGGGCCTGCGCAGCGAATCGGAGGGCGAGGAGCCGCAGCGCTTCGTCGTCGTCCTGCCGGCCTGA
- a CDS encoding protein kinase family protein, whose protein sequence is MAERSTAAVDVADNSGDKPLTAKADEATTDGTAEAQDAAETGSQEENDEKTASKTFPATPDLHSGHKLAGRYRLEECVTRLDGFSSWRAVDEKLRRAVGVHLLPADHPRARSVLAAARSSALLGDPRFVQVLDAVEEDELVYVVHEWLPDATELTALLSAGPMDAHDAYQLVSQVSQAMAAAHREGLAHLRLTPGAVLRSSSGQYRIRGLAVNAALRGITADGPQRADTEAIGALLYAALTQRWPYESDAYGLTGLPKGMGLLPPDQVRAGVHRGLSEIAMRALANDGATASRQEQPCTTPDELAKAVAAMPRIPPPEPVFTAPPEYQRTTYQQGTYGRPAAAGPVVTQPVVPVPPAPLQSRTGKALKWAVSALLIAALGLGSWQLAETLIDRDNNSGGDPGTTQSNPENNDAPPVEKSKPVPIVTAQDYDPLSADGSEKPQSIGNVYDDDPSSYWYTDWYASAAFGNLKEGVGVVLDLGKTQRVGKVDVSFLGGATSVELRTADGSTVPTSPTGFDKVAQGSGTQVSLKPSKPVQARYLLVWLTKLPPSGEGNFRGKVSDIKVTS, encoded by the coding sequence GTGGCGGAACGTAGCACGGCTGCCGTCGACGTGGCCGACAACAGCGGGGACAAGCCGCTGACCGCCAAGGCGGACGAGGCCACGACCGACGGTACGGCAGAAGCGCAGGACGCGGCGGAGACGGGCTCCCAGGAGGAGAACGACGAGAAGACCGCATCGAAGACCTTCCCGGCCACCCCGGATCTGCACAGCGGTCACAAGCTGGCCGGCCGGTACCGGCTGGAGGAATGCGTCACCCGTCTGGACGGTTTCAGCAGCTGGCGTGCCGTCGACGAGAAGCTGCGTCGCGCGGTGGGGGTCCACCTCCTGCCGGCCGACCACCCGCGGGCGCGCTCGGTTCTGGCCGCCGCCCGGTCCTCCGCGCTGCTGGGCGACCCGCGCTTCGTGCAGGTCCTCGACGCCGTCGAGGAGGACGAGCTCGTCTACGTCGTCCACGAATGGCTTCCCGACGCCACCGAGCTCACGGCCCTGCTGAGCGCGGGTCCGATGGACGCCCACGACGCGTACCAGCTCGTCAGCCAGGTCTCCCAGGCCATGGCGGCCGCGCACCGGGAGGGCCTGGCGCACCTGAGGCTCACGCCGGGGGCCGTGCTGCGCAGCTCGTCCGGCCAGTACCGCATCCGCGGCCTCGCGGTGAACGCCGCCCTGCGGGGCATCACGGCCGACGGCCCTCAGCGCGCCGACACGGAGGCCATCGGCGCCCTGCTGTACGCCGCGCTGACCCAGCGCTGGCCGTACGAGAGCGATGCCTACGGGCTTACCGGTCTGCCCAAGGGGATGGGGCTTCTCCCGCCCGACCAGGTGCGGGCCGGAGTCCACCGGGGCCTCTCCGAGATCGCCATGCGGGCTCTCGCCAACGACGGTGCCACGGCGTCCCGCCAGGAGCAGCCGTGCACCACCCCCGACGAGCTCGCCAAGGCCGTGGCGGCCATGCCCCGCATCCCCCCGCCCGAGCCCGTCTTCACCGCGCCGCCCGAGTACCAGCGGACCACCTACCAGCAGGGCACGTACGGAAGGCCGGCGGCGGCCGGTCCCGTCGTCACCCAGCCCGTCGTGCCGGTGCCCCCCGCGCCCTTGCAGAGCCGTACCGGCAAGGCCCTGAAGTGGGCAGTGTCCGCGCTGCTGATCGCCGCACTGGGCCTGGGCAGCTGGCAGCTCGCCGAGACGCTCATCGACCGGGACAACAACTCGGGTGGTGACCCCGGTACCACTCAGTCCAATCCGGAGAACAACGACGCCCCGCCGGTCGAGAAGAGCAAGCCCGTCCCGATCGTCACCGCCCAGGACTACGATCCCCTGAGCGCCGACGGCAGTGAGAAGCCGCAGAGCATAGGCAACGTCTACGACGACGATCCGAGTTCGTACTGGTACACGGACTGGTACGCGTCGGCGGCCTTCGGCAATTTGAAGGAGGGTGTCGGCGTCGTCCTCGACCTCGGCAAGACACAGCGCGTCGGCAAGGTGGACGTGTCCTTCCTCGGTGGCGCCACCTCGGTCGAGCTGCGGACTGCCGACGGCTCCACGGTGCCGACCAGTCCCACCGGCTTCGACAAGGTCGCCCAGGGATCGGGAACCCAGGTATCGCTGAAGCCCTCCAAGCCTGTGCAGGCCCGATACCTGCTCGTCTGGCTCACCAAGCTCCCGCCCAGTGGCGAGGGGAACTTCCGGGGGAAGGTCTCGGACATCAAGGTCACCAGCTGA